In Hevea brasiliensis isolate MT/VB/25A 57/8 chromosome 13, ASM3005281v1, whole genome shotgun sequence, a single genomic region encodes these proteins:
- the LOC131171888 gene encoding uncharacterized protein LOC131171888 gives MSSNVVLQPNPPHKPLSPTTNKMKYARTTLLQPPKKSHLHHCLNSQKKHFFHRIMWASLGFLCLGQSFTEKTGKREPSHLSLSCFSLCLSLTSSFPSLYYFFPISFSIFFLTELSSFLYFSPPFSLFLSFPKYSSPFCLVGSFFFLFFNIVFDLMMKRMKGVAAAMESSPYAILYEVQRTRLKHQSLMQDYEELYRETESQKRKLEMMKQKRLTLLSEVRFLRQRYKFLMQNQSQNPAPAPKYIKKQNLINVNRTVRKERNYTGNDAAVQCQAPQFDLNRKGKKVYSEREAALQTAGPVFDLSQKQKTYIVKEAAL, from the exons ATGTCTTCAAATGTTGTCCTCCAACCAAACCCACCTCACAAACCACTCTCTCCCACAACAAATAAAATGAAGTATGCCAGAACTACCCTTCTGCAACCCCCCAAAAAATCCCATCTTCATCACTGTCTCAACTCTCAAAAGAAACATTTTTTTCACCGAATTATGTGGGCTTCTTTGGGTTTTCTTTGTCTCGGTCAGAGTTTCACAGAGAAAACAGGAAAGCGAGAACCTTCCCATCTCTCTCTTTCTTgtttctctctctgtctctctctgacCTCTTCTTTCCCTTCCCTTTATTATTTCTTTCCCAtctctttctctatcttcttTCTCACTGAACTCTCTTCCTTTCTCTATTTCTCTCCCCCTTTTTCTCTATTTCTCTCCTTTCCCAAATACAGCTCCCCGTTTTGCCTTGTgggtagttttttttttcttttttttaatatcgTATTCGATCTGATGATGAAGAGAATGAAGGGGGTTGCTGCTGCTATGGAGTCTTCTCCATATGCAATCTTATATGAGGTTCAGAGGACCAGGCTCAAGCATCAAAGTCTTATGCAGGATTATGAGGAGTTGTACAGG GAAACAGAATCTCAGAAAAGGAAATTGGAGATGATGAAACAGAAAAGATTGACCCTATTGTCTGAAGTCAG GTTTCTGAGGCAACGGTACAAGTTCTTGATGCAAAACCAGTCTCAAAACCCTGCTCCTGCACCAAAGTACATAAAGAAACAGAACTTAATAAATGTTAATAGAActgtaaggaaagaaaggaatTACACTGGGAATGATGCCGCTGTGCAGTGCCAAGCTCCACAATTTGATTTAAACAGAAAGGGTAAGAAGGTTTATAGTGAAAGAGAAGCTGCTTTGCAAACTGCTGGTCCAGTATTCGACTTGAGCCAGAAGCAGAAGACTTATATTGTGAAGGAGGCTGCATTATAA